Proteins from a single region of Thalassophryne amazonica chromosome 22, fThaAma1.1, whole genome shotgun sequence:
- the LOC117504089 gene encoding interferon gamma-like produces MVATVTAVVCLSVCLCACQIRGMYIPPKMNRTIHNLLQHYKISTKERFNGNPVFSKELLKSNTEDAEKRIFVSSVLETYENMIGQMLNQLSNTSSGTGEIKEGHASTITMATAGDGGRAKAEIREELNYILKKVQDLRILHYQQQKTLLQELQDVRQIKMDNFIIQSKSLWELPWLYEKASSLAETSNHKRRQLRRRKRRQTQRAKRRPKI; encoded by the exons ATGGTTGCCACGGTGACGGCAGTGGTgtgcctgtctgtgtgtctgtgtgcgtgtcagATTAGAGGGATGTACATCCCCCCAAAGATGAACAGAACCATCCACAACCTCCTGCAGCACTAT AAAATTTCAACTAAAGAGAGATTCAACGGGAACCCCGTCTTCTCCAAGGAGCTCCTGAAAAGCAACACTGAG GATGCAGAAAAGAGGATTTTTGTAAGCAGTGTTTTGGAGACGTATGAAAACATGATTGGTCAGATGCTGAACCAGCTGTCCAACACAAGTTCCGGGACAGGTGAAATTAAAGAGGGCCACGCCTCCACCATCACCATGGCTACTGCCGGCGATGGCGGCAGAGCAAAGGCGGAGATCAGGGAGGAGCTGAACTACATCTTGAAAAAAGTCCAGGACCTGAGAATCCTCCACTACCAGCAGCAGAAAACTCTCCTGCAGGAACTCCAGGATGTGAGACAAATCAAG ATGGATAACTTCATCATCCAGAGTAAATCTCTGTGGGAGCTGCCGTGGCTTTATGAGAAAGCAAGCTCATTGGCTGAGACCAGCAACCATAAGCGACGACAGCTGCGGCGACGGAAGCGGAGGCAAACACAGCGGGCCAAAAGGCGCCCGAAAATCTGA